The segment TTTCCCGAAAACCCTTTTAGCTCAAGGCCGACCGGAACAGCCTTGTCTGCGCATGTGCAAAAACAAGGTATTTGTCGGTCAACGCGTGGTTTTTGTGCATTCGGTCCGATCGACATGGGTCGTAAGCGTAAGGCCGATCTCTCTGGGGACaaaatgccaaccaaaaaagctCAAGTTGTACAGGAATATCGGCAAAACTATCAAGTCAAGTGGCAGTGTCTGGCGAAGTCTAAGAAGAGCGAATCACTTGCATTTTGGTGATCGAAttgagatcagtgcaacaacaaagctagtcaGTCATGAGTCACTGCAGTCGTTCGTCCGCGAACCAAGCGAACGTGTCCCGAGGTTAGACGCAGCATTAGTTTATTtacaaaatgcagtacacaaatgaacatggaaacaaacaaattgtgtttggcaaaacatgagcctgcttcgcatcgagtttatttgaccAGTATGTCTGTGCTTCGACATTATCTCTTGCTACGGTCAGTGACTTGTGCTGTTGCCGGAATTTGAAAGTCTTTTTGAGTCTAAAAGTGATCTCCATTAATCTTTCtccaatatagcaaagatcacagttctttgaattgaAAAACTTTAAAGAAAatctttaaataaaatgaaCGAGCCGGTCCACAAAAAATAAAGGTAGCTTCTGGAGAGTGTTTTTCTGACTggttttaatgcaggatgtaaacaggtctgtgttcATAACGAGTAAACTGTTAATCTAACTAGGAGTGGCATTTTGTCAAAGAGCAGTTCAAATCCGTACGTTCTTTAACATATCAAAATGGCCTGCtgtcgctcagttttcttgatTCAAAACTAAGCAGTAAATTGTATAATTAtttaaaaatgaataaataagtgGATCAGTTAACAAGTGCAATGGCTAACTGACCTGCCACTTCTCATGCCCATTCGTGGCTTCTGTCCCATGCTTTGAAAATGAATGTGTACAGGGTCTGTAATTCCGGTTTTAATTTAGATTTGAAATCTTTTGTAATTAATGGATTACGCCCACATACACTTCCGTGTATTAGAGGCGGGGACGGGAGTCCCAGGAATTGGAAAAAAGAGGAGGTACTATATCTAACTTACATTGAACAACCAAAATGTAAGCAGCACTAAGATTGACAGTGAAAATGTGACAGTTTTAGTGTACTAGCTTTAGTGCCACGAAGAAGAATCAGAACAAATGTTGACTCGGGAAAATAAATGTCCATGCCCAATCAAGATTCGAAATAGAGACACTGAGATCACGAGTTGTCGGCCTAGACCACCAGACTACCCGGCGCTCATATTGAGTTGGCATGATTGTTCCTTATAAAGTTTTAATCCGATAACATATTTAACCTTTGTATCTCCGGTAATAGGTCTTGTGATATCTGTGTCCACAAAGGTTCAAACCAGCCACGTCGACTGTGGTTGGAGGAGGAGGTGAAGGCAGTGGAGGCTCATTTGTTAAAATATATCGCCACGCAAGTGCTGCCAAGAAAAGAGGATATCCAGAAGTGCCTTCAGGCTGAAGAGGCTCTGAAAAATCGTACCTGGCTACACGTCAAGAACTATGTACGAAACCGGATTACTGCTTTGCAAAGAAATCAGCGAAACTAAATAATGTTCCGCTTTTCAGCTACTGATCATCTTTCCAATGTTGTTGCTGATCACTACCAATAAGTAGATATATATCTAGTGCAGGTTTGTGTCTTGAGCTGTACTGGACAATGATTTACACATTtatctttatttgtttttattaattttgacTATGAGCACACTGGTGGTTGTGTTTCATGTTAAATGATTTATTTAGTATGTGTTTATGCAAATCATTTTTGGCATTTTGAATAAGCTAGATGTGACCTTTCTTAGCACTGATCCAAAGGTCAGTTTAATATGCGGTCAAAACAATGATGGTGGAGGCAGTTGgctatttttaattcatttgcATAGCAAAAACGAGGCTATATATCTATTGACAACTGACCACCTATTGAACACTCAAAACTTTTCAAATAATGGAAGCTTTCATTATAAAAACTTGTCTTGGTTATGAAACCTATGAACACTTATAAAATGCATGTGATTacatcagcaaaacaaaacaaaatataagcAAGTGAGTCATATTCTTTGTGGCTTTGCCCTTGTTTAactgtattatcattatttattaTCATGAACACAGACTACCATAAGGTCCGctccccccccgcgggttagggggaagaatttacccgatgctccccagcatgtcgtaagaggcaactaacggattctgtttctccttttacccttgttaagtgtttcttgtatagaatatagtcaatgtttgtaaagattttagtcgagcagtatgtaagaaatgttaagtcctttgtactagaaacttgcattctcccagtaaggtcatatattgtactacgttgctagcccctggagcaattttttgattagtgcttttgtgaacaagaaacaattaacaagtggctctatcccatcatcccccccccccctttccccgtcgcgatataaccttgaacggttgaaaacgatgttaaaacaccaaataaagtaaagataAGGTCCGCTATTAGGAAAGTCAAAACAATCAAAGTGTCATATGCACTTTGTCATCGTGTGTGACATTTTATTGTCAACACAACGATGGTGGTGTTTCACATGTTATGATTAATTCAGATCTTAAGTGtatataaagtgtatttatgtacatgtacttttgaCCATTTTAGATAAGCTTAATTTGATATTTCAGGGGCCTCTGTCAAAAGGTCACTACAGCATGTGGTGTCAAAGCAACCATTGTGGAGGCAAATGGCCTatttttaaccttcaccgggctTCCTGGGTACTACAGGACCCAGAGGCACATAAAAATGACCATAACTCCAGTTCTAATAcgaattttttaatgaaatttggTGTATTCCTCGGCCACCTGCATGGCTTCCTATGACCCAAATTTTAAGTCAATCGGTCAAATTagaaaacaatcagcaatgaCGTCGTTTGATATACCCGATTCTGGTTTCCTGGGTCCTACAGGACCCATACGTTTCAAAGAGGGATGGAGGTGTTTATACCGATTCGGATGATGTGGGTAACACAGGACCCACACTTTTTAAGCGCAGCAGTGATAAAGGGATATTCCCATGACGTTGACCGCCCAAGCCTCCGGGTCCGGTACCGGAGACACGAAGACTGGGAGACGCCGAGAGAACCGGGTGGCGAACAGATCCAAGAGGGGTTTGTCCACCTGCGTCCAAAGACGCCGCAGTGCCTGGTGCGCGATAGTCCACTCCGAGTGCAGTACCTGCGACTGAGCGACTGAGCGAATCTGCCAAGATGTTCAGGCACCCCGGAAGGTACTTCGCTGAGATCACTATCCCCTGATGGAACGCCCAAGTGAGAATCTCGCATGCTCTGTTGGACAGAACTAGCGAGCGCGTGCCCCCCTGCTTGTTCAGGTACACGGCCACAGTGGTGTTGTCCGTGTGGATCAACACCTGCTTGCCTCGCAGAGAGGCGACAAACTCCAGAAGCCCGAGGCGCACTGCTTCCAATTCCAGAATGTTGATGTGCAACAACTTCTGAGCCTGGTCCCAAAGACCGGAAGCTGTGTTCCCCTCCAGATGAGCTCCCCAACCCTGAAGAGAAGCATCGGTAAAGAGATGCAACTCCGGAAGGGGCAGTGAAATCGGAACGCCCTGAGTCAGCCAGGCCGAATCCAACCACTGCCTCGTTGACTCCAGGAACCATCCCTGAAGGGGAAGAGACAAATTCCAACCTTGAGAGGCTGGATCCGTTTGTGAACTCTGCCCAGCGGAATCAGGGTAGACATCGACTCCATCTGGCCCTGGAGTGAAGCCAATACCCTGACTGGCGCGTGGCGGAGGCTCGACAGGGACCTGACCAGATCCTGTAGCTTGTCTATCCTCCGCTGGGCGGGACAAACAGTCCAAGCTCGGGTGTCGAACACCATGCCCAGATACGTAAACTGCTGAGAGGGAACCAAGTCGGACTTCCCTTGGTTCACGGAGAAACCTAAGTCTCTCGCAGTCTGCAAGACTATCCGGGTGTGCTGATCGCACAGGGACTCTAGCTGATTCAGGACcaaccagtcgtccagataaacTCTGAGACGAATCCCTTGCTGCCGCACTAAAGCGCAAAGCTGGCGCACTATCATGGTGAAGATCCAAGGCGCTAACGAGAGCCCGAACGGCAGCGCCCTGAACTGGAACACCCTGTCGCCCCACAGGAACCGCAGCCACTTTCGATCTGACCTGTGCATCAGAATATGGAAGTATGCGTCTGTCAGGTCGATGGAAGTGACCCAGTCCAACGGACGAAGGGCCTCcctgacaaagagagaaagcCGTTCAAGGGAGACAGATCCAACACCGGTCGCCAACCCCCTGACGCTTTCGGGACGACAAACAGTCTcccgtaaaaccccggggatCGACGATCGATGACCTCCTCTATCGCATGCTTCTGCAAAAGCAGCAGCACCTCCGCCTGAATGACGGCACATGCCTCCGGATCGGCGGGAAACCTGAAACTGGGTGTTGTTCTGGTTAAAGGAGCCTTGTCCTCTAACCAGAGCAACCGGAACCCCGATCGAACCACTCCCATAACCCAAGGGCTGCTCGCGAGAGACAACCAAGCTGGAACGGCCCTTGAGAGGCCGCCCGCTACCAAAGGGGTAGGGGCTAGAGGAGTGGTTGGATCGGGGAGCCTTCATTGGGGGTTAGGTTTACCACCTGACCCCTTCTTCCCGAAGGAAGGCTTCTTATTATAGGGGCGAGAACGGCTGCCACCCCTATGCGACCGCGTCTTTTGCCCAGAGCCACGAACAGACGAAGACTGCGTGGAACCGCCTTTCTTCTGACCCTGCTTAAGGGCAAGCTCTGAAAGCTGACCCATCCTGTCCCCCACCGTCCGCAACCGCCTGAGCGGAAGCGTAGGCAGGAAACGGATTGCCGTTACCACCTACGACCGGAACTCCCGTAGGATGCGAACCGGAAGTCGATGGTAACGATTTGAAAGTGCCACGATCCCTCGAAAGAAATCCTGTGGCCGGAAATCCCTTTGACGAAGCAGTAGAACCCATGGACGAGGGGCCGGGCGAATCGGCCCCAGCGACGCGGGTGGGATACACCAGTGTCCT is part of the Littorina saxatilis isolate snail1 linkage group LG15, US_GU_Lsax_2.0, whole genome shotgun sequence genome and harbors:
- the LOC138948871 gene encoding uncharacterized protein; protein product: MASASKANLEEAFRNVGADVPKGMVHILHHVGSTRQDVYRSMWSSLIYVGKLSTSGKRTLVYPTRVAGADSPGPSSMGSTASSKGFPATGFLSRDRGTFKSLPSTSGSHPTGVPVVGGNGNPFPAYASAQAVADGGGQDGSAFRACP